A single region of the Arthrobacter sp. V1I7 genome encodes:
- the thrS gene encoding threonine--tRNA ligase produces MSDAQQITLLVDGEETKVTIGTTGAELFFERRDVVVARINGELKDLDQPLPEDATVEAVTIDSPDGLNVLRHSTAHVMAQAVQQLRPDAKLGIGPYITDGFYFDFDVEEPFTPEDLKTLEKMMLKIINQNQKFVRRVVSEDEAREAMKNEPYKLELLGRKNDAADAGEGVNVEVGAGDITIYDNVDRKSGDSIWCDLCRGPHLPNTKLISNAFALTRSSAAYWLGNQNNQQLQRIYGTAWPTKDALKAYQERIAEAERRDHRKLGAELDLFSFPDELGSGLPVFHPKGGIIRKAMEDYSRQRHVDAGYDFVYTPHITKGHLYEVSGHLDWYKEGMFPAMHIDAELNEDGTVRKPGQDYYLKPMNCPMHNLIFRSRGRSYRELPLRLFEFGSVYRYEKSGVVHGLTRVRGMTQDDAHIYCTRDQMKDELTSTLNFVLGLLKDYGLDDFYLELSTRNEDKFVGDDAAWDEATRTLAEVAEASGLELIPDPGGAAFYGPKISVQAKDALGRTWQMSTIQLDFNLPERFELEFQAADGTRQRPVMIHRALFGSVERFMGVLTEHYAGAFPAWLAPVQVVGIPVAETFNDYMFDVVDQLKAAGIRAEVDISSDRFPKKIRTASKDKIPFVLIAGGDDADAGAVSFRFRDGSQDNGVPVAEAVQRIIDAVRNRTS; encoded by the coding sequence GTGTCAGATGCCCAGCAGATCACCCTTCTCGTCGATGGCGAAGAGACCAAGGTGACTATCGGGACCACCGGCGCGGAACTCTTCTTTGAGCGCCGCGACGTCGTTGTGGCCCGCATCAATGGCGAGCTGAAGGACCTTGACCAGCCGCTGCCCGAGGACGCCACGGTCGAGGCCGTCACCATCGATTCCCCGGACGGCCTCAACGTCCTGCGCCACTCCACCGCCCACGTCATGGCCCAGGCCGTGCAGCAGCTGCGCCCTGACGCCAAGCTCGGCATCGGCCCGTACATCACCGACGGCTTCTACTTCGACTTCGACGTCGAGGAGCCGTTCACCCCGGAAGACCTGAAGACCCTGGAAAAGATGATGCTCAAGATCATCAACCAGAACCAGAAATTCGTCCGCCGCGTCGTCAGCGAGGACGAGGCCCGCGAAGCCATGAAGAACGAGCCCTACAAGCTCGAACTGCTGGGCAGGAAGAACGACGCCGCCGACGCCGGTGAAGGTGTCAACGTCGAGGTCGGCGCCGGAGACATCACCATCTACGACAACGTGGACCGCAAGAGCGGGGACAGCATCTGGTGCGACCTGTGCCGTGGCCCCCACCTGCCCAACACCAAGCTCATCTCCAACGCGTTCGCCCTGACCAGGTCCTCGGCCGCCTACTGGCTGGGCAACCAGAACAACCAGCAGCTGCAGCGCATCTACGGCACCGCCTGGCCCACCAAGGACGCCCTCAAGGCCTACCAGGAGCGCATCGCCGAGGCCGAACGCCGCGACCACCGCAAACTGGGCGCTGAGCTGGACCTGTTCTCCTTCCCGGACGAGCTGGGTTCGGGCCTGCCGGTGTTCCACCCCAAAGGCGGCATCATCCGTAAGGCGATGGAGGACTACTCCCGCCAGCGCCACGTGGATGCCGGCTACGACTTCGTCTACACCCCGCACATCACGAAGGGACACCTCTACGAGGTCTCCGGCCACCTGGACTGGTACAAGGAGGGCATGTTCCCGGCGATGCACATCGACGCGGAACTGAACGAGGACGGCACCGTGCGCAAGCCCGGCCAGGACTACTACCTGAAGCCGATGAACTGCCCCATGCACAACCTGATCTTCCGGTCCCGCGGACGGTCCTACCGCGAACTGCCGCTGCGGCTGTTCGAATTCGGCTCCGTCTACCGCTACGAGAAATCCGGCGTCGTGCACGGCCTCACCCGGGTACGCGGCATGACCCAGGATGACGCCCACATCTACTGCACCCGTGACCAGATGAAGGACGAGCTCACCAGCACGCTGAACTTCGTGCTGGGCCTGCTCAAGGACTACGGCCTGGACGACTTCTACCTGGAACTCTCCACCAGGAACGAAGACAAGTTCGTGGGCGACGACGCCGCCTGGGACGAAGCCACCCGCACCCTCGCCGAAGTGGCCGAAGCCTCCGGCCTGGAGCTCATCCCGGATCCGGGCGGAGCCGCGTTCTACGGCCCCAAGATCTCCGTCCAGGCAAAGGACGCCCTCGGCCGCACCTGGCAGATGTCCACGATCCAGCTGGACTTCAACCTGCCGGAGCGCTTTGAACTCGAGTTCCAGGCCGCGGACGGCACCCGCCAGCGCCCGGTGATGATCCACCGCGCCCTGTTCGGTTCCGTGGAACGGTTCATGGGCGTCCTTACCGAGCACTACGCCGGCGCCTTCCCGGCCTGGCTGGCACCCGTGCAGGTCGTCGGCATCCCCGTGGCCGAGACCTTCAACGACTACATGTTCGACGTCGTGGACCAGCTCAAGGCGGCGGGCATCCGCGCCGAGGTGGACATCTCCTCGGACCGTTTCCCGAAGAAGATCCGCACGGCCAGCAAGGACAAGATCCCGTTCGTGCTGATCGCCGGGGGAGACGACGCCGACGCCGGCGCCGTGTCCTTCCGCTTCCGCGACGGCAGCCAGGACAACGGCGTGCCGGTGGCCGAAGCAGTCCAGCGGATCATCGACGCCGTCCGCAACCGGACCAGCTAG
- a CDS encoding HIT domain-containing protein translates to MQETTGAGPGHPGDDVVTDDFGLVGVPDAFQRLWTPHRMAYIKGGQHQFKNQDDCPFCVAPDRDDEDSLIVYRGRTSYVVLNLFPYNPGHLLVCPYRHVPDYTDLTVQETAEFAELTQTAMRVLRKVANPTGFNLGMNQGVTGGAGVAAHLHQHVVPRWGGDGNFFPIIAQTKAITQTLGEVREQVADAWPQETGSPQKTGGARETPAGEPDAE, encoded by the coding sequence GTGCAGGAGACCACAGGAGCCGGCCCGGGGCATCCGGGCGACGACGTCGTGACAGACGACTTTGGCCTGGTTGGGGTGCCGGACGCCTTCCAGCGCCTGTGGACCCCGCACCGCATGGCGTACATCAAGGGCGGCCAGCATCAGTTCAAGAACCAGGACGACTGCCCGTTCTGCGTCGCACCGGACCGGGACGACGAGGATTCACTCATCGTGTACCGGGGCCGGACCAGCTACGTCGTGCTGAACCTGTTCCCTTACAACCCGGGGCATCTGCTGGTCTGCCCGTACCGGCACGTCCCGGACTACACGGATCTGACGGTGCAGGAAACGGCGGAGTTCGCGGAGCTGACCCAGACAGCCATGCGGGTGTTGCGCAAGGTGGCCAATCCCACCGGGTTCAACCTGGGCATGAACCAGGGTGTCACCGGCGGGGCCGGCGTCGCCGCCCACCTGCACCAGCACGTGGTGCCGCGGTGGGGCGGTGACGGGAACTTCTTCCCGATCATTGCCCAGACCAAGGCGATCACCCAGACCCTCGGGGAGGTCCGCGAGCAGGTCGCGGACGCCTGGCCGCAGGAGACGGGCAGCCCGCAGAAAACCGGCGGTGCACGGGAAACCCCTGCCGGGGAGCCAGATGCTGAATAG
- a CDS encoding DNA polymerase III subunit alpha encodes MSFTHLHVSTAFSAHYGVSWPDELAAAAAADGATALACTDRDGLYGTVKHLKACMAAGLDPVVGVDLAVFDDDGDLRTQVGGRVLVLAHGHNNGAGYRALCRLISDAHARTTGKAGGAVPVAVTRAELASRTLHPETLQPVLTVLIGPDSDVGREMGGRRYLRPRTLFKRWLDAMPPGTLAAEVVTQLSPPGEPLSTAHAVRMLKLAAEHGVPAVLSNAVRYAAEDGAATADVLDSARTLKSLPELSAAPLLQPNGQGWLKSAAQMLQLGKEIMQAAGYGTADLKRLMAQTEALADRCRMDPVRDMGWKQPVVPEASVIGIAGDPLVELSQRCEAGINRRFPGIVGKAAEQLRSRLEHELRIIDSLGFASYFLTVAEVSRMILDLGVRAAARGSGASSLVNYLIDVSQVNPLQHDLIFERFLSRDRATLPDIDIDVESAERHNVYRKIFERFGSERVTLMSMQNGYRARGAVRDAGLALGMEEGEIGDIAKQLWRFSARNFREALEEKPELKEFAGRVEQRDFNGNQQLDLLVDLTERLDRLPRHISMHPCGVILGDATLLDRTPVQPSGLGLPMSQFDKHDMDPMGMLKLDVLGVRMQSAMAFAVREVIRLHPSKAEVVAAGAHPAGPDGTGPDYISADGHIDLNTVPLDDEPTYELIRSTHTLGCFQIESPGQRELIGKLAPREFNDLIIDISLFRPGPMKSDMVRPFLEHRHGFAPEVYPHPDLKPVLKETHGVTVFHEQILKTFDVMTGCGLARADEFRRALGNEVLEGRVEEFFRKEARARKYSPEVVDKVWGTLKAFGSFGFCKAHGAAFAVPTYQSAWLKTHHPEAFLAGLWEHDPGMYPKRLLVAEARRLGIPILPLDINLSRAEYRVERVAAGPDRGKLGIRLSLNGIYGLSGTELKRIVAGQPYDSLADLRARSRLSKPSIQRLAQLGAFDSLHRASGNSGNRADLVQHLQSLQGRPQRKGTEVIDGQLSLPLGDVELSNLKAALPAPTLVDTVRAELDLMAVDVSDHLMSSHRPLLNRLGVTTADKLLGLRNGTEVLVAGVRIATQTPPMRGGRRVVFISIDDGTGCVDSVFFHEAQEQAGALLFGTRLLLIRGTTRRTGPRGISISASMAWDLSNTGTLPFPEPAPGLPACREPEPPGALDGITRNLAITGLGS; translated from the coding sequence ATGAGCTTCACCCATCTCCACGTCTCCACCGCCTTCAGCGCCCACTACGGGGTTTCCTGGCCGGATGAACTGGCCGCCGCCGCTGCGGCCGACGGCGCCACCGCGCTTGCCTGCACGGACCGCGACGGCCTGTACGGGACGGTCAAGCACCTGAAGGCCTGCATGGCCGCGGGACTGGATCCGGTCGTCGGGGTGGACCTTGCGGTCTTTGACGACGACGGCGATCTCCGCACCCAGGTGGGCGGACGTGTCCTGGTCCTGGCCCACGGGCACAACAACGGCGCCGGCTACCGGGCACTGTGCCGGCTGATCTCCGACGCGCATGCGCGCACCACCGGCAAGGCCGGGGGAGCGGTGCCCGTCGCCGTAACCCGGGCGGAACTGGCCTCCCGGACCCTTCACCCGGAAACCCTGCAACCGGTCCTGACCGTCCTGATCGGGCCGGACTCCGACGTCGGACGGGAGATGGGCGGCCGGCGCTACCTGCGCCCCCGCACCCTGTTCAAACGCTGGCTGGACGCCATGCCGCCGGGGACGCTCGCCGCCGAGGTGGTCACGCAGCTCAGCCCGCCCGGCGAGCCGCTGAGCACCGCCCACGCGGTGCGGATGCTCAAACTCGCCGCGGAGCACGGCGTGCCCGCCGTGCTGAGCAATGCCGTGCGCTACGCCGCCGAGGACGGGGCCGCCACGGCCGATGTGCTGGACTCGGCCCGGACCCTGAAGTCGCTGCCGGAGCTTTCCGCCGCCCCGCTGCTTCAGCCCAACGGGCAGGGCTGGCTCAAATCGGCGGCGCAGATGCTGCAGCTGGGCAAAGAGATCATGCAGGCGGCGGGATACGGTACCGCGGACCTGAAACGGCTGATGGCCCAGACCGAGGCGCTCGCGGACCGTTGCCGGATGGACCCAGTCCGCGACATGGGGTGGAAGCAGCCGGTGGTTCCGGAGGCTTCCGTGATCGGAATCGCCGGGGATCCCCTCGTCGAGCTCAGCCAGCGGTGCGAGGCAGGTATCAACCGCCGCTTCCCCGGAATCGTTGGGAAAGCCGCCGAGCAACTGCGCAGCCGGCTCGAACACGAGCTGCGGATCATCGACAGCCTGGGCTTCGCATCCTATTTCCTCACCGTCGCCGAGGTCTCCCGGATGATCCTGGACCTGGGCGTCCGGGCCGCCGCCCGGGGATCCGGGGCTTCCAGCCTGGTCAACTACCTGATCGACGTCAGCCAGGTGAACCCCCTCCAGCACGACCTCATCTTCGAACGCTTCCTGTCCCGGGACCGTGCCACCTTGCCGGATATCGACATCGACGTCGAAAGCGCCGAACGGCACAACGTCTACCGGAAGATCTTTGAGCGCTTCGGCTCCGAACGCGTCACGCTGATGAGCATGCAGAACGGCTACCGCGCTCGCGGTGCCGTGCGGGATGCCGGACTGGCGTTGGGCATGGAGGAAGGCGAAATCGGGGATATTGCCAAGCAGCTGTGGCGGTTCTCTGCCCGCAACTTCCGTGAGGCGCTCGAGGAGAAACCGGAGCTGAAGGAATTCGCCGGCCGGGTGGAACAACGGGACTTCAACGGAAACCAGCAACTGGATCTGCTGGTGGACCTCACCGAGCGGCTGGACCGGCTCCCGCGCCACATCTCCATGCACCCGTGCGGCGTCATTCTCGGCGATGCCACCCTGCTGGACCGCACCCCGGTCCAGCCCAGCGGCCTGGGCCTGCCGATGAGCCAGTTCGACAAGCACGACATGGACCCCATGGGCATGCTCAAACTCGATGTGCTGGGGGTCCGGATGCAGAGCGCCATGGCGTTCGCCGTCCGCGAGGTCATCCGGCTGCATCCGTCCAAGGCCGAGGTGGTGGCGGCCGGGGCGCATCCGGCCGGTCCGGACGGTACGGGACCCGATTACATTTCCGCGGACGGCCATATTGACCTGAACACCGTACCGCTCGATGACGAACCGACGTACGAGCTGATCCGCAGCACCCACACCCTGGGTTGTTTCCAGATCGAATCCCCGGGACAGCGCGAGCTCATCGGCAAACTGGCGCCCCGGGAATTCAACGACCTCATCATCGACATCTCGCTGTTCCGCCCGGGGCCGATGAAGTCGGACATGGTGCGGCCCTTCCTGGAGCACCGGCACGGCTTCGCGCCGGAGGTCTATCCGCACCCGGATCTCAAACCGGTCCTCAAGGAGACGCACGGCGTCACCGTGTTCCACGAGCAGATCCTGAAGACCTTCGACGTGATGACCGGCTGCGGGCTGGCGCGGGCCGATGAATTCCGCCGGGCCTTGGGCAACGAGGTCCTGGAAGGCAGGGTCGAGGAGTTTTTCCGGAAGGAGGCCCGGGCCCGGAAGTACAGCCCCGAGGTGGTTGACAAGGTCTGGGGGACGCTGAAGGCCTTCGGGAGCTTCGGTTTCTGCAAGGCCCACGGGGCTGCCTTTGCCGTGCCCACCTACCAGTCGGCCTGGCTCAAGACCCACCACCCGGAGGCGTTCCTCGCCGGGCTGTGGGAGCACGATCCCGGGATGTATCCCAAGCGACTCCTGGTCGCGGAGGCCCGGCGGCTGGGGATCCCGATCCTGCCCCTGGACATCAACCTGAGCCGGGCCGAGTACCGGGTGGAGCGCGTGGCAGCCGGCCCCGACCGCGGCAAACTGGGCATCAGGCTGAGCCTGAACGGCATTTACGGCCTTTCCGGCACCGAGCTGAAGCGGATCGTGGCGGGACAGCCCTATGACTCCCTCGCGGACCTGCGCGCCCGGTCCCGGCTGAGTAAGCCGAGCATCCAGCGGCTGGCCCAGCTGGGGGCCTTCGATTCCCTGCACCGGGCGTCGGGGAATTCCGGCAACCGCGCTGACCTGGTCCAGCACCTGCAGAGCCTGCAGGGCCGCCCCCAGCGGAAAGGGACCGAGGTGATCGACGGCCAGCTGTCCCTGCCGCTGGGCGACGTCGAACTCAGCAACCTGAAGGCCGCCCTCCCGGCCCCGACCCTGGTGGACACCGTCCGGGCGGAACTGGATCTGATGGCCGTGGACGTCAGCGACCACCTGATGTCCAGCCACCGGCCGTTACTAAACCGGCTGGGTGTCACCACGGCCGACAAGCTGCTGGGGCTGCGCAACGGCACCGAGGTGCTGGTGGCCGGCGTCCGGATCGCCACCCAGACCCCGCCGATGCGCGGCGGCCGCCGGGTGGTGTTCATCAGCATCGACGACGGCACGGGCTGCGTGGATTCGGTCTTCTTCCATGAGGCCCAGGAGCAGGCAGGAGCCTTGCTGTTCGGCACCCGGCTGCTGCTGATCCGGGGGACCACCCGGCGGACCGGCCCGCGGGGGATCAGCATCAGCGCCAGCATGGCCTGGGACCTCAGCAACACCGGGACCCTGCCGTTCCCGGAGCCGGCCCCCGGCCTGCCCGCCTGCCGGGAACCGGAGCCCCCGGGCGCGCTGGACGGGATCACCCGGAATCTGGCCATCACCGGGCTGGGCAGCTGA
- a CDS encoding M3 family metallopeptidase, producing the protein MTNPLLRPSTLPYGLPPFAEIDDEHYAEAVAAGLAEHLAELQAIVETPEPASFENTALAMERSGQLLQRAAASFFTLVSADASDTILELETRLSPRFSAHQDAVYLNRGLYERFAAIPTDQLDPESARLVEDYLKEFRQSGIQLDGPGQERLKAVNAELARLGTEFGQRVKEGMKSASLLLDDAAELAGLPADDVSSAAEAARAAGHEGRFLLTLIQPGNQPALAALENRDVRRRLYEASTGRGSGGGSLDVLDLVKQMVRLRAEKARLLGFTNFAELTVDQQTAPDFEAVRTMLNRLAPAAVRNADAEAEALAEVAGHPLAAWDWAYYSAKVKRERYAVDEQALRPYFELDRVLNDGVFFAANALYDITFTERSDLAGYHPDVRVWEVRNSDGTELGLFLGDYYTRESKRGGAWMDSLVDQSGLLNTRPVVINNLNISKPPAGEPTLLTLDELRTTFHEFGHALHGLFSSVTYPRFSGTSVPRDFVEYPSQVNEMWIMWPEVLANYARHYATGAALPQEAVEKLDAARLWGEGFATTEYLGAALLDLAWHVLDVSEVPEDVLEFEAKALAAAGVAHSLIPPRYRTGYFQHIFAGAGYAAGYYSYIWSEVLDAETVEWFKENGGLSRANGDFFRAELLSRGNSRDPLESFRAFRGRDARLEPLLKRRGLD; encoded by the coding sequence ATGACCAACCCCCTACTGCGCCCCAGCACGCTGCCTTACGGCCTGCCTCCGTTCGCCGAGATCGACGACGAGCACTACGCCGAAGCCGTGGCGGCCGGCCTCGCCGAGCATTTGGCCGAGCTCCAGGCGATCGTCGAGACACCGGAGCCGGCGTCCTTCGAGAACACCGCACTGGCGATGGAGCGGTCGGGGCAGCTGCTGCAGCGTGCGGCGGCGTCGTTCTTCACCCTCGTCTCCGCCGACGCCTCGGACACGATCCTGGAGCTGGAGACCCGGTTGTCCCCCCGCTTCTCGGCCCATCAGGACGCCGTCTACCTGAACCGCGGACTGTACGAGCGCTTCGCCGCCATTCCGACGGACCAGCTCGATCCCGAATCCGCCCGGCTCGTCGAGGACTACCTCAAGGAGTTCCGCCAGTCCGGAATCCAGCTGGATGGGCCGGGCCAGGAGCGGCTCAAGGCCGTCAACGCGGAGCTCGCCCGGCTGGGCACGGAGTTCGGCCAGCGGGTCAAGGAGGGGATGAAGTCCGCGTCCCTGCTCCTGGACGACGCCGCCGAACTCGCCGGGCTGCCGGCCGACGATGTGTCCAGCGCCGCCGAGGCGGCCCGCGCCGCCGGACACGAAGGCAGGTTCCTGCTCACCCTCATCCAGCCCGGCAACCAGCCGGCGCTGGCCGCCCTGGAAAACCGGGACGTGCGCCGGCGGCTGTACGAGGCCTCGACCGGACGCGGCAGCGGCGGCGGCAGCCTCGATGTGCTGGACCTGGTGAAGCAGATGGTCCGGCTGCGGGCGGAGAAGGCAAGGCTCCTGGGCTTCACCAACTTTGCCGAGCTGACCGTGGACCAGCAGACCGCCCCCGATTTCGAGGCGGTGCGGACCATGCTGAACCGGCTCGCCCCCGCCGCCGTCCGGAACGCCGACGCCGAGGCAGAAGCACTCGCCGAGGTCGCCGGGCACCCCCTGGCGGCCTGGGACTGGGCGTATTACTCGGCCAAGGTCAAGCGGGAACGGTACGCGGTGGACGAGCAGGCCCTGCGCCCCTACTTCGAGCTGGACCGCGTCCTGAACGACGGCGTGTTCTTCGCCGCCAACGCGCTCTACGACATCACCTTCACCGAACGCAGCGACCTCGCGGGTTACCACCCGGACGTGCGGGTCTGGGAAGTCCGGAATTCGGACGGCACGGAACTGGGCCTGTTCCTGGGTGATTACTACACCCGCGAATCGAAGCGCGGAGGGGCCTGGATGGACTCCCTCGTGGACCAGTCCGGGCTGCTGAACACCCGGCCTGTGGTGATCAACAACCTCAACATCTCCAAGCCGCCGGCCGGGGAGCCCACGCTCCTGACCCTCGACGAGCTCCGCACAACCTTCCACGAGTTCGGGCACGCCCTGCATGGCCTCTTCTCCTCGGTGACGTACCCGCGGTTCTCCGGCACCTCGGTGCCCCGGGACTTCGTGGAGTATCCCTCGCAAGTCAACGAGATGTGGATCATGTGGCCGGAGGTGCTGGCCAACTATGCCCGCCACTACGCGACCGGTGCAGCGCTGCCGCAGGAGGCGGTCGAGAAGCTCGACGCCGCCCGGCTCTGGGGCGAAGGTTTCGCGACCACCGAATACCTGGGGGCGGCCCTGCTGGATCTTGCCTGGCATGTGCTGGACGTTTCCGAGGTGCCCGAGGACGTGTTGGAGTTCGAGGCCAAGGCGCTGGCCGCCGCGGGAGTGGCGCACAGCCTGATCCCGCCGCGCTACCGGACCGGGTACTTCCAGCACATCTTCGCCGGCGCCGGCTATGCCGCGGGCTACTACTCCTATATCTGGAGCGAAGTCCTGGACGCCGAGACGGTGGAGTGGTTCAAGGAAAACGGCGGGCTCAGCCGGGCCAACGGCGACTTCTTCCGGGCCGAGCTGCTCTCCCGCGGCAACAGCCGGGATCCGCTCGAGTCGTTCCGCGCCTTCCGCGGCCGCGACGCCCGACTTGAACCGCTGCTGAAGCGCCGCGGCCTGGACTGA
- the pdxS gene encoding pyridoxal 5'-phosphate synthase lyase subunit PdxS: MSTPDVSSEAGASAQNVTGSNRVKRGMAEMLKGGVIMDVVNVEQARIAEDAGAVAVMALERVPADIRAQGGVSRMSDPDMIEAIIGAVSIPVMAKVRIGHFVEAQVIQTLGVDYIDESEVLTPADYAHHIDKWNFTVPFVCGATNLGEALRRINEGAAMIRSKGEAGTGDVSNATTHMRQIRAEINKLSGMAEDELYVAAKELQAPYELVKEVAATGKLPVVLFTAGGIATPADAAMMMQLGADGVFVGSGIFKSGNPAQRAAAVVKATTFFDDPEEVAKASRGLGEAMVGINVDEIPAPHRLAERGW, translated from the coding sequence GTGTCTACACCAGATGTAAGCAGCGAAGCCGGCGCATCCGCCCAGAACGTGACGGGCAGCAACCGCGTCAAGCGCGGCATGGCGGAGATGCTCAAGGGCGGCGTCATCATGGACGTCGTCAACGTCGAGCAGGCCCGCATCGCTGAGGATGCCGGAGCGGTCGCAGTCATGGCGCTGGAACGCGTGCCCGCCGACATCCGCGCCCAGGGCGGCGTGTCCCGCATGTCCGATCCCGACATGATCGAGGCGATCATCGGGGCCGTGTCCATCCCGGTCATGGCTAAGGTCCGGATCGGCCACTTCGTCGAAGCCCAGGTCATCCAGACCCTCGGCGTGGACTACATCGACGAATCCGAGGTCCTGACCCCGGCCGACTACGCCCACCACATCGACAAGTGGAACTTCACGGTTCCCTTCGTCTGCGGCGCCACCAACCTCGGTGAGGCCCTGCGCCGCATCAACGAGGGCGCGGCCATGATCCGCTCCAAGGGTGAAGCGGGCACCGGCGATGTCTCCAACGCGACCACCCACATGCGCCAGATCCGTGCCGAGATCAACAAGCTCTCCGGCATGGCCGAGGACGAGCTCTACGTCGCCGCCAAGGAACTGCAGGCACCGTACGAACTGGTCAAGGAAGTTGCCGCCACCGGCAAGCTCCCTGTTGTCCTGTTCACCGCCGGCGGCATCGCCACCCCGGCCGACGCCGCCATGATGATGCAGCTCGGCGCCGACGGCGTGTTCGTCGGCTCCGGCATCTTCAAGTCCGGCAACCCGGCCCAGCGCGCCGCCGCCGTCGTGAAGGCCACCACCTTCTTCGATGACCCGGAAGAGGTCGCGAAGGCCTCCCGCGGCCTGGGCGAGGCCATGGTCGGCATCAACGTCGACGAGATCCCGGCCCCGCACCGCCTCGCCGAGCGCGGCTGGTAA
- the pgsA gene encoding phosphatidylinositol phosphate synthase, translated as MLNRHARGFFTALFSPLARWLLRIGVSPDAVTVVGTLGVVVGSLVFYPLGQLWWGTLFITAFVFSDVIDGIMARMQQREGRWGNFLDSTLDRVADGALFAGVAVWFFTGGADTLIAFAALICLVLGMVVSYARAKAEALGFHANVGIAERAERLVSVLVVTGFTGLGLPTVVLFITLCLLALASLVTVVQRIIAVHQQSLAEPEGTASEQAA; from the coding sequence ATGCTGAATAGGCACGCACGTGGATTCTTCACCGCATTGTTTTCCCCGCTCGCCCGCTGGCTGCTCAGGATCGGTGTCTCGCCGGACGCCGTCACCGTCGTCGGAACCCTCGGCGTCGTCGTCGGTTCGCTCGTGTTCTACCCGCTGGGACAGCTCTGGTGGGGCACGCTGTTCATCACGGCCTTTGTCTTCTCCGACGTCATTGACGGCATCATGGCCCGGATGCAGCAGCGCGAGGGCCGCTGGGGCAACTTCCTGGACTCCACCCTGGACCGTGTGGCCGACGGTGCCCTGTTCGCCGGCGTCGCGGTCTGGTTCTTCACCGGCGGTGCGGACACGCTCATCGCGTTTGCCGCCCTCATCTGCCTGGTCCTCGGGATGGTGGTCTCCTACGCCCGGGCCAAGGCCGAGGCGCTCGGCTTCCACGCCAACGTCGGCATTGCCGAGCGCGCCGAGAGGCTCGTTTCCGTCCTCGTCGTCACCGGTTTCACCGGGCTGGGCCTGCCAACCGTGGTGCTTTTCATAACGCTGTGCCTGCTGGCCCTGGCCAGCCTCGTGACGGTGGTGCAGCGGATCATCGCGGTGCACCAGCAGTCGCTCGCGGAGCCTGAGGGCACAGCCTCGGAACAGGCCGCCTGA